The following are from one region of the Thermoproteus uzoniensis 768-20 genome:
- a CDS encoding substrate-binding domain-containing protein, with protein MDLFRVDVSLIREGVVALDSETALLLKYIEETGSISAAARRLGIPYSRAWGYIARAERALGIRLVEPRRGYAGGARLTDEGRRLLARYLEFVSRRLGGLEALTEGMCDFVYAGSSDLFVKDLLERLREEGFCVEARWVGSATGLIMAAAGLADVAGVHLLDPASGEYNVPYVERLGLSQSVVLHRGFMRSIGFAFRPDVEFRGVEDLLKYRVIARNPGSGTRLLLELLVDKLAERVGKPRKAVADAISGYNTSARTHEEVVGAIARGEADVGLAIAAAAEKYGLAYRHVALERFDLAVNRYSLEKPAVRRLLELLRKEQPPPGYTPVRSAGQKVLV; from the coding sequence GTGGACTTGTTCCGCGTCGACGTCTCGCTTATAAGAGAAGGCGTAGTGGCGCTCGACTCAGAGACGGCGCTCCTCTTGAAGTATATAGAGGAGACCGGCTCGATATCAGCCGCAGCGAGGAGGCTCGGGATACCCTACTCCCGTGCCTGGGGATACATCGCCAGGGCCGAGAGGGCGCTCGGCATACGCCTCGTGGAGCCCAGGAGAGGCTATGCGGGAGGGGCCCGGCTCACCGACGAGGGCAGGCGCTTGTTGGCCCGCTATCTGGAATTCGTGTCGAGGAGGCTCGGCGGGCTCGAGGCGCTGACAGAGGGGATGTGCGACTTCGTGTATGCCGGCAGCTCCGACCTCTTCGTTAAGGATCTGCTGGAGAGGCTGAGGGAGGAGGGCTTCTGCGTGGAGGCCAGGTGGGTCGGCTCCGCAACTGGGCTCATAATGGCCGCGGCCGGCCTGGCCGACGTGGCCGGCGTCCATCTGCTGGATCCGGCATCGGGCGAGTACAACGTCCCCTACGTGGAGAGGCTTGGTCTGTCTCAGTCGGTAGTCCTTCACAGAGGCTTCATGAGGTCTATAGGCTTCGCGTTTAGGCCGGACGTGGAGTTTAGAGGCGTGGAGGACTTGTTGAAGTACAGGGTGATTGCCCGCAATCCCGGATCGGGGACGCGCCTCCTCCTCGAGCTACTGGTCGATAAGCTCGCCGAGAGGGTCGGCAAGCCTCGTAAGGCCGTTGCAGACGCCATAAGCGGGTACAACACGTCCGCGAGGACCCACGAGGAGGTGGTCGGGGCGATAGCCCGAGGGGAGGCCGACGTCGGGCTGGCCATCGCGGCGGCCGCGGAGAAGTACGGCTTGGCCTATAGGCACGTGGCGCTTGAGCGTTTCGATCTGGCGGTGAACAGATACAGCCTGGAGAAGCCTGCCGTGAGGCGCTTGTTGGAGCTGTTGAGGAAGGAGCAACCGCCGCCGGGATACACGCCGGTCAGAAGCGCGGGCCAGAAGGTATTAGTATAG
- a CDS encoding Lrp/AsnC family transcriptional regulator, translating into MASTEELRLTDRQVQILQHLLQRAQPMRVYTVYGDQDEIARELGMTRQALAIHLKRLKELGLVRTGREFVDVTEKAVKFLKGQSNDVIVLVKVEPKYRDKVYDFSKKLPIEKALRLAGEYDLAVITQETVLDKVLDSLNNLEGVKETKTFISIGAIKE; encoded by the coding sequence ATGGCAAGCACCGAGGAATTAAGGCTAACCGATAGACAGGTTCAGATACTCCAGCACCTGCTCCAACGCGCCCAGCCCATGAGGGTCTACACTGTCTACGGCGACCAGGACGAGATAGCCCGCGAGCTCGGCATGACAAGGCAGGCGCTGGCGATACACCTCAAGCGACTAAAAGAGTTGGGACTTGTCAGGACAGGCCGCGAGTTCGTCGACGTCACGGAGAAGGCCGTCAAGTTCCTCAAGGGCCAGAGCAACGACGTCATAGTTTTGGTAAAGGTCGAGCCGAAGTATCGCGACAAGGTCTACGACTTCTCCAAGAAGCTACCCATCGAGAAGGCGCTTAGGCTAGCCGGCGAGTACGACCTCGCCGTGATAACGCAGGAGACAGTGCTCGACAAGGTCCTCGACTCCCTCAACAACCTAGAGGGCGTAAAAGAGACCAAGACGTTTATCAGCATAGGCGCTATAAAGGAGTAA
- a CDS encoding ATP-dependent 6-phosphofructokinase: MKIGVLTGGGDAPGLNIAVYTFVKLAERKHEVYAIFHGWKGLLNKEVKRVTSVDLLDFAFTGGTYIKTSRTNPFKDEERAKTLAKNVEELSLDVVVAIGGDDTLGAAGEAQRRGILDAVGIPKTIDNDVWGTDYTIGFDTAVNEAVKAAESFKTTLISHERVGVVEVMGREAGWIALHTGLATMADFVLIPEREVSWDFVAERVKKAYEAKRWALVVVSEGIKSYGGPVDEFGHVRLGGVGNELAAFLEKKTGLETRATIPGHIIRGAPPSAFDRVLAVRYATAAYEAVEEGKFGVMTAYRDGEISYIPITEVVGRNKLVSGPWLKLYETYWGNSE; this comes from the coding sequence ATGAAGATCGGCGTATTGACCGGCGGAGGCGACGCGCCGGGCCTCAACATAGCCGTATATACCTTTGTCAAGCTCGCCGAGAGGAAGCACGAGGTCTACGCCATCTTCCACGGCTGGAAGGGCCTCCTCAACAAGGAGGTCAAGAGGGTGACGTCCGTAGATCTGCTGGACTTCGCCTTTACGGGAGGCACATACATAAAGACCTCGAGGACGAACCCGTTTAAGGACGAGGAGAGGGCGAAGACGTTGGCCAAGAACGTCGAGGAGCTGAGCCTAGACGTCGTTGTGGCTATAGGGGGCGATGACACGTTGGGGGCCGCCGGCGAGGCGCAGAGGCGCGGAATACTGGATGCGGTCGGGATACCGAAGACTATAGACAACGACGTCTGGGGCACCGACTACACCATAGGGTTCGACACGGCCGTCAACGAGGCCGTCAAGGCCGCCGAGAGCTTCAAGACCACGTTGATATCCCACGAGAGGGTCGGCGTAGTGGAGGTGATGGGCAGGGAGGCCGGGTGGATAGCGCTACACACAGGTCTTGCGACCATGGCCGACTTCGTGTTGATACCCGAGAGAGAGGTAAGCTGGGACTTCGTGGCCGAGCGCGTGAAGAAGGCCTACGAGGCCAAGAGGTGGGCGCTGGTCGTCGTGTCGGAGGGCATTAAGTCCTACGGAGGGCCTGTGGACGAGTTCGGCCACGTAAGGCTCGGCGGAGTCGGCAACGAGCTCGCCGCCTTTCTCGAGAAGAAGACAGGCCTCGAGACTAGGGCCACGATACCCGGCCACATAATTAGAGGAGCCCCGCCGTCCGCTTTCGACAGAGTGCTGGCGGTCAGATACGCCACAGCGGCCTACGAGGCCGTGGAGGAGGGCAAATTCGGCGTCATGACCGCGTATAGGGACGGCGAGATATCGTACATCCCCATAACGGAAGTCGTGGGCAGGAACAAGCTGGTGAGCGGGCCCTGGCTCAAGCTCTACGAGACGTATTGGGGTAACTCGGAATAG
- a CDS encoding class I fructose-bisphosphate aldolase, which yields MRTYTLTEKFKSIFARRGHSIVLAYDHGIEHGPTDFLENPDSVDPEYILKIARDAGFDGVVFQRGIAEKYYDGSVPLILKLNGKTSLYNGAPISAPNCTVEEAVSLGASAVGFTIYAGSDYEWKQIEYLAQIKKDASKFDIPLVVWSYPRGGKVDTKYNGNEHHPEVVAYAARIALELGADAMKIKYTGDPKTFAWAVRAAGRVPVLMSGGPKTKTDEEFLRQVEEVISAGALGVAVGRNVWQRKNAVEFGKLLGQIVYEGKKASEVLRAAAP from the coding sequence ATGCGGACATACACGTTAACGGAAAAGTTCAAGTCTATATTCGCCAGGAGAGGTCACTCGATAGTGTTGGCGTACGACCACGGCATAGAGCACGGCCCCACGGACTTCCTAGAGAACCCGGACTCCGTAGATCCGGAGTATATATTGAAGATAGCGCGCGACGCGGGGTTCGACGGCGTCGTGTTCCAGAGAGGTATAGCCGAGAAGTACTACGACGGGAGCGTGCCGCTAATACTCAAGCTCAACGGCAAGACGTCGCTCTACAACGGCGCGCCTATATCGGCGCCTAACTGCACCGTCGAGGAGGCGGTGAGCCTCGGCGCGAGCGCGGTGGGCTTCACGATATATGCCGGTAGCGACTACGAGTGGAAACAGATAGAGTACCTGGCCCAGATCAAGAAGGACGCCTCGAAATTCGACATACCGCTTGTCGTGTGGTCCTACCCGAGAGGGGGCAAGGTCGACACGAAGTACAACGGTAACGAGCACCACCCCGAAGTCGTGGCGTATGCGGCCAGAATCGCGCTGGAGCTGGGAGCCGACGCCATGAAGATAAAGTATACGGGAGATCCCAAGACGTTCGCCTGGGCCGTTAGAGCCGCCGGCAGGGTGCCGGTGCTCATGTCAGGAGGCCCTAAGACCAAGACGGACGAGGAGTTCTTGAGGCAGGTGGAGGAGGTCATCAGCGCCGGCGCCTTGGGCGTAGCGGTGGGCAGAAACGTGTGGCAGAGGAAGAACGCCGTCGAGTTCGGCAAATTGTTGGGCCAGATAGTCTACGAGGGCAAAAAAGCCTCCGAGGTGCTGAGAGCGGCGGCGCCATGA
- a CDS encoding glycoside hydrolase 5 family protein: MFILGVNYWPRKHNIKMWKEWNPEDIREDLDTMKDLGIRALRFFILAEDFFDSYGGVSSEALAKLRHFMDMLAERGLLGYPTLIVGHMSGRNWAIPWAPDWDIYAPQAVERGVRAVLEVVKALRDHKALGGWILSNELSLVKAARSRYEALSLLRAYSSAIKSADPAHPFSSGDVSSSYLQEAPNVKGLVDWVGPHIYRYDTNLVRHGYLYPAFVELFSNDGDMPVLLEEFGFSTYQFSEEQHANFINDVLWSALAHGAFGAFIWCFSDFSQEGDPPYEWRLLELGFGLVRADGTLKPAATAVKKFSQDLKRLEEIGLGDRFKRPEAQASVVVPFYMYRDYEFVYQGWRNEPGLKPALMGLTLGFMSGLRISSVYELSRERLRQKRLLVFPSAPTALATTWRLAYEIANSGGLVYASFFRSFGNVAPITHDAATHLWRELFGVENALLPGSVGVRYGGIFRVKFVADFGPIRSGEELEFALDAPVYTYAVKPVDAEVVAVDHKNRPVVLARKGAVLSVIPFELMLAYMEHVDWLRGYHRIYAALAQMAGLDIPYYSTDPRVELSRFEGKDGDLVIAINHSYEAVTAAVVARGVKSVEAVAGSGSVEGTEPISLKLGPKQAVAFLVKR, translated from the coding sequence ATGTTTATACTCGGGGTTAACTACTGGCCCCGGAAACACAATATAAAGATGTGGAAGGAGTGGAACCCCGAAGATATAAGGGAGGACCTAGACACGATGAAGGACCTCGGCATAAGGGCGTTGAGGTTCTTCATACTCGCCGAGGATTTCTTCGACTCCTACGGCGGAGTGTCGAGCGAAGCGCTCGCCAAGCTGAGGCATTTCATGGATATGTTGGCCGAACGCGGGCTGTTGGGCTACCCGACGCTGATTGTAGGCCACATGTCGGGGCGCAACTGGGCGATACCGTGGGCGCCGGACTGGGACATCTACGCGCCTCAGGCGGTCGAGCGGGGCGTGAGAGCCGTCCTCGAGGTCGTCAAGGCGCTTAGGGACCACAAGGCTCTCGGCGGCTGGATCCTAAGCAACGAACTCAGCCTAGTGAAGGCGGCTAGGAGCAGATACGAGGCTCTGAGCCTCCTCAGGGCGTACTCCTCAGCCATAAAGTCTGCGGACCCGGCGCATCCCTTCTCCTCGGGGGACGTCTCCAGCTCGTATCTCCAAGAGGCGCCTAACGTGAAGGGGCTGGTTGACTGGGTCGGGCCGCACATATACCGCTACGATACGAACCTCGTACGGCACGGGTACCTCTATCCGGCGTTCGTCGAGCTCTTCTCAAACGACGGCGATATGCCCGTCCTCCTGGAGGAGTTCGGCTTCAGCACATATCAATTCTCGGAGGAGCAACACGCCAACTTCATAAACGACGTGTTGTGGTCGGCGCTGGCCCACGGCGCCTTCGGCGCCTTTATCTGGTGCTTCTCCGACTTCTCCCAAGAGGGCGATCCGCCGTACGAGTGGAGGCTTCTTGAGCTCGGCTTCGGCCTCGTGAGGGCTGACGGCACCTTGAAGCCCGCGGCTACCGCAGTCAAGAAGTTCTCGCAAGATCTGAAGAGGCTCGAGGAGATAGGGCTCGGCGACCGCTTCAAGAGGCCGGAGGCGCAGGCGTCTGTCGTCGTTCCGTTCTACATGTATAGGGACTACGAGTTCGTGTACCAAGGCTGGCGCAACGAGCCTGGGCTCAAGCCTGCGTTGATGGGGCTGACCCTCGGCTTCATGTCGGGCCTTCGCATATCCTCCGTATATGAGCTGTCGAGGGAGAGGCTGAGGCAGAAGAGGCTCCTTGTGTTCCCCTCTGCGCCCACCGCGCTGGCGACTACTTGGCGCCTGGCCTACGAGATAGCCAACTCGGGCGGCTTGGTATACGCCTCGTTCTTCAGAAGCTTCGGCAACGTCGCCCCTATCACACACGACGCGGCCACTCACCTCTGGCGGGAGCTGTTCGGCGTAGAGAACGCCCTTCTGCCCGGAAGCGTCGGCGTACGCTACGGCGGGATCTTCAGAGTCAAATTCGTCGCGGATTTCGGCCCTATCAGATCCGGCGAGGAGTTGGAGTTCGCCCTCGACGCGCCGGTGTACACCTACGCGGTAAAGCCAGTAGACGCGGAGGTAGTCGCGGTGGATCACAAGAACAGGCCCGTCGTATTGGCGAGAAAAGGCGCCGTCCTGTCGGTGATCCCGTTCGAGCTGATGCTCGCCTACATGGAACACGTGGACTGGCTGAGGGGGTACCACAGGATCTACGCTGCGCTGGCCCAGATGGCGGGTCTGGACATACCCTACTACTCGACCGATCCGAGGGTAGAGCTGTCGAGGTTCGAGGGGAAGGACGGCGACTTGGTCATAGCCATAAACCACTCCTACGAGGCGGTGACGGCGGCCGTGGTCGCGCGCGGGGTTAAGTCGGTCGAGGCGGTGGCCGGCTCCGGCTCTGTCGAGGGGACCGAGCCCATAAGCCTCAAGCTCGGCCCCAAACAAGCCGTGGCCTTTTTGGTCAAGCGGTAG
- a CDS encoding endonuclease III domain-containing protein, which produces MPDVRIVERVAEFVKLREDEFVAPVLRRAGVDVFELLVAVVLTQNTTDRNAFRAYYNLKNAVGRITPQALLSLGEERLAELIRPAGMHRVRARKLIELSRSLSDVDLSRIADMDVEEARRFLTSLPGVGEKTADVVLANLGKPAFPVDTHITRIARRWGIGKRYGEISRWFMERLPPERYLEVHLKLIQFGRDYCRARSPRCGECPVRDLCPWPGKPTA; this is translated from the coding sequence ATGCCTGATGTGCGAATCGTGGAGAGAGTCGCCGAATTCGTCAAGCTTAGGGAGGACGAGTTCGTGGCGCCTGTGTTGCGGCGCGCCGGCGTGGACGTCTTCGAGTTGCTGGTGGCCGTGGTACTGACGCAGAACACCACGGACAGGAACGCGTTCCGCGCATATTACAACCTCAAGAACGCTGTGGGGCGGATAACTCCGCAGGCCCTGCTCTCTCTCGGCGAGGAAAGGCTTGCGGAGCTTATAAGGCCTGCGGGGATGCATAGAGTCAGGGCCAGGAAGCTGATAGAGCTCTCCAGATCGCTCTCCGACGTGGATCTGTCCAGGATAGCGGATATGGACGTGGAGGAGGCCCGGCGCTTCCTAACGTCGTTGCCGGGCGTCGGCGAGAAGACGGCCGACGTCGTGTTGGCCAACTTGGGCAAGCCCGCGTTTCCCGTGGACACTCACATAACCAGGATCGCGCGGCGTTGGGGCATAGGGAAGAGATACGGCGAGATAAGCAGGTGGTTCATGGAGCGTCTGCCTCCCGAGAGGTACCTCGAGGTCCACCTGAAGCTCATACAGTTCGGTAGGGACTACTGCAGGGCCAGATCGCCGCGTTGCGGTGAGTGCCCCGTGAGAGATCTCTGTCCCTGGCCAGGCAAGCCTACCGCTTGA
- a CDS encoding ATPase AAA, which produces MSCAIPSWPVARRDAKLAGRRWAQALEELEELASRYPLSALIGRAGMGKTQVLYALCERIDCIYIDATEFPERNLAYMAAVVAWRLAARSTARSKVVDVYRRYGFQGLLSLAQGDPSWTLSAALDLAPGRVVVALDEWMPSPEDPQFFQAASALHRIRNMGLDRAGFVVSFLPEVYEKLASKIPPLGNILTAVSVQLPDVLTEEDAEEIAAAYCPERTKAAVSLLRTRPDITVRELLMAMSATKEVEIPIE; this is translated from the coding sequence GTGTCGTGCGCTATACCGTCTTGGCCGGTCGCCAGACGCGACGCGAAGCTGGCTGGCAGGCGGTGGGCCCAGGCCCTCGAGGAGCTCGAAGAGCTCGCCTCCAGATACCCGCTGTCTGCGTTGATAGGAAGAGCCGGGATGGGCAAGACGCAGGTTCTGTACGCCCTCTGCGAGAGGATCGACTGTATATACATCGACGCCACGGAGTTCCCAGAGAGGAATCTGGCCTACATGGCGGCGGTCGTAGCTTGGAGGCTCGCGGCGAGGTCCACAGCCCGATCTAAGGTAGTCGACGTGTACAGGCGGTACGGCTTCCAGGGGCTCCTCTCGTTGGCCCAAGGAGACCCCTCGTGGACCCTCTCCGCGGCGTTGGATCTAGCCCCCGGCAGGGTTGTGGTGGCCCTAGACGAGTGGATGCCGAGCCCGGAGGATCCGCAGTTCTTCCAAGCCGCCTCGGCCCTCCACAGAATAAGGAACATGGGCCTCGATAGGGCCGGATTCGTGGTGTCGTTTCTGCCCGAGGTCTACGAGAAGCTCGCGTCGAAGATCCCGCCGCTGGGCAATATACTAACCGCCGTATCCGTCCAGCTACCCGACGTGTTGACCGAGGAGGACGCCGAGGAGATCGCCGCGGCATACTGCCCGGAGAGGACCAAGGCGGCTGTGTCTCTGCTGAGGACTAGGCCCGACATCACCGTGAGGGAGCTACTGATGGCCATGTCTGCGACTAAGGAGGTCGAGATACCAATAGAGTAG
- a CDS encoding carboxypeptidase M32, translated as MEIKSSTVKEILERYKTIWALNHASGVLGWDREVYMPEEGIGGRSLAAAEIAKLIQKLMLDESFVKLIDKAKEERDLTDDERGIIRMLERDLKFYRRVPPEIVAEFAKTTSEAFVAWRTAKEKADFKIFAPYLERIVELTRVIADKLGYDEHPYDALLDLYEEGLTSRDVDSIFSVLEPGIRRLLGRLEARGWPRSHPLEEEPYDRQSMEAAIREVLGLIGYPQRRFRLDVSPHPFTTGLASPFDVRITVRYPPRDFREPLFSAIHEFGHALYELQIDESYAFTPIGTGVSLGVHESQSRFWENIVGRSRGFTAHIAPILRRHLPFLSKYSDDDLYYYFNIVRPSLIRTEADEVTYNLHILLRYRLERLMVAGEVKVADLPALWNDEMEKLLGIRPKNDAEGVLQDIHWSHGSIGYFPTYTLGNVIAAQIRHAFGTLEEAVAAGRFAEIKEWLREKIHRWGAVYPPKELVRRATGETYNPTYLLNYLENKYK; from the coding sequence ATGGAGATTAAATCGTCTACGGTCAAGGAGATCTTGGAGCGCTACAAGACTATCTGGGCGCTCAACCACGCCAGCGGCGTGTTGGGCTGGGACCGAGAAGTCTACATGCCGGAGGAGGGAATCGGCGGGAGGTCGCTGGCCGCCGCCGAGATAGCTAAACTTATCCAGAAGCTGATGCTGGACGAGTCGTTTGTCAAGCTGATAGACAAGGCCAAGGAGGAGAGGGACCTCACCGACGACGAGAGGGGCATAATCCGCATGCTCGAGAGGGATCTCAAGTTCTACAGGAGGGTGCCTCCCGAGATTGTCGCCGAATTCGCCAAGACGACCAGCGAGGCCTTCGTCGCCTGGCGCACTGCCAAGGAGAAGGCCGACTTCAAGATCTTCGCGCCGTATCTGGAGAGGATCGTGGAGCTGACCAGAGTGATAGCGGATAAGCTGGGGTACGACGAGCATCCCTACGACGCCCTCCTCGACCTATACGAGGAGGGCTTGACGTCGCGGGACGTCGACTCGATATTCTCGGTGCTGGAGCCCGGGATAAGGCGCCTCCTAGGCAGGCTCGAGGCCAGAGGGTGGCCTAGGTCGCATCCCCTAGAGGAGGAGCCCTACGACAGACAGAGCATGGAGGCCGCCATAAGGGAGGTCTTGGGCCTCATAGGGTATCCCCAAAGGCGGTTCAGGTTAGACGTGTCGCCGCACCCCTTCACTACGGGCTTGGCCTCGCCGTTTGACGTGAGGATAACCGTCAGATATCCGCCCAGGGACTTCAGAGAGCCCTTGTTCTCGGCCATCCACGAGTTCGGCCACGCGCTATACGAGTTGCAGATAGACGAGAGCTACGCGTTCACTCCCATCGGCACTGGCGTCTCGCTAGGGGTGCACGAGTCGCAGTCTAGGTTCTGGGAGAATATAGTCGGCAGATCGAGGGGCTTCACGGCCCACATAGCGCCTATACTGAGGAGGCACCTCCCCTTCCTCTCCAAATACTCCGACGACGACCTCTACTACTACTTCAACATAGTGCGGCCCAGCCTGATAAGGACCGAGGCGGACGAGGTCACCTACAACCTACACATACTGCTCCGCTACAGGCTAGAGAGGCTCATGGTGGCCGGGGAGGTCAAAGTCGCCGATCTGCCGGCTCTCTGGAACGACGAGATGGAGAAGCTCCTCGGCATAAGGCCCAAGAACGATGCTGAGGGCGTGCTCCAGGACATACACTGGTCCCACGGAAGCATAGGGTATTTCCCCACGTACACTTTGGGCAACGTGATAGCGGCCCAGATACGCCACGCCTTCGGCACTCTCGAGGAGGCCGTGGCCGCCGGGAGATTCGCCGAGATCAAAGAGTGGCTACGCGAGAAGATACACAGATGGGGCGCCGTGTATCCGCCGAAGGAGCTTGTGAGGCGCGCGACCGGCGAGACGTACAATCCGACCTACCTACTAAACTATCTAGAGAATAAATATAAATAA
- a CDS encoding ABC transporter permease, translating into MLRGLAASFYAAFKTLSRSLASALFISILPPLFSSLLLAGGWLLSGAVDVDKYLYQLVGSSLLVLGQIAVGETVWVVRDYVREGLYDYILASPSRMLETFYGVFLAEALIFSGLSLAFTAVIVGAIKGPIYGVATAVAYALAFVGILPVLGIGIILASLLPVVRDPGVLVMPVGAVLTLLGGAIYPLSILPPYLELAASALPMAALAQAVRGFALGLKLQIESLGLLGAYMLYVLVGLLVFRVMNAYARRRGIV; encoded by the coding sequence ATGTTGAGGGGGCTTGCGGCGAGCTTCTACGCGGCGTTCAAAACGCTGTCGAGATCCCTAGCGTCGGCCCTATTCATATCGATACTGCCCCCTCTCTTCTCCTCTCTGCTCCTAGCCGGCGGCTGGTTGCTCTCGGGTGCGGTTGACGTCGATAAGTACCTATATCAGCTAGTCGGCTCGTCGTTGTTGGTGCTGGGCCAGATTGCGGTCGGCGAGACCGTGTGGGTGGTCAGGGACTACGTGAGGGAAGGCCTATACGACTACATTCTGGCGTCGCCCTCGCGCATGCTCGAGACGTTCTACGGCGTATTCCTCGCCGAGGCGCTGATATTCAGCGGCCTTTCTCTGGCCTTCACGGCTGTGATAGTGGGCGCCATAAAGGGGCCGATATACGGCGTGGCAACAGCCGTCGCCTACGCGTTGGCCTTTGTCGGGATACTGCCGGTCTTGGGCATAGGCATAATACTGGCGTCTCTGTTGCCTGTGGTGAGGGATCCGGGCGTTCTCGTCATGCCCGTAGGCGCCGTCCTGACGTTGCTCGGCGGCGCCATATACCCGCTGTCGATCCTCCCGCCCTATTTAGAGCTGGCCGCTTCGGCGCTCCCGATGGCCGCTCTGGCGCAAGCCGTGAGGGGTTTCGCGCTAGGCCTCAAGCTACAGATCGAGAGCTTGGGGCTCCTGGGAGCCTACATGCTCTACGTCCTAGTGGGCCTGTTAGTTTTCCGGGTGATGAACGCCTATGCAAGACGTCGCGGGATCGTCTAG
- a CDS encoding tRNA(His) guanylyltransferase Thg1 family protein, producing MERLVKALLTLEPPRLEADYRSREAPRGYVEPPFAVRLDGVNFGKALSDLPGPRNVGVHRALKRAAADLAKTTGAGLVYVVSDEVNLVYRSGAPYRGRIQKIISVLPSALSAKVSALLGRPLYFDARVVKLYDERDIARYVAYRARIGLNNYAISLARERGVISGPTPPVGDVLSALSGADLSLGWGSLMLEDGGWGDVDLCDFLTKYGLC from the coding sequence GTGGAGCGCCTGGTCAAGGCTCTTTTGACCCTAGAGCCTCCTAGGCTCGAAGCTGATTACCGCTCCAGAGAAGCGCCGAGGGGGTACGTGGAGCCTCCCTTTGCCGTCAGGCTAGACGGCGTCAACTTCGGCAAGGCTCTTTCGGATCTCCCCGGCCCGCGGAACGTCGGCGTTCACAGAGCGCTTAAGAGAGCCGCGGCCGATCTGGCTAAGACGACCGGCGCCGGGCTTGTGTACGTCGTCAGCGACGAGGTCAACCTAGTCTACAGAAGCGGCGCCCCCTACAGAGGCAGAATCCAGAAGATCATCAGCGTCTTGCCCTCGGCGCTTTCGGCCAAGGTCTCCGCGCTCTTGGGCAGGCCGCTTTACTTCGACGCGAGGGTGGTCAAGCTCTACGACGAGCGGGACATAGCGCGCTACGTCGCGTATAGGGCGCGCATAGGCTTGAACAACTACGCCATATCTCTGGCCAGAGAAAGGGGCGTGATTTCTGGCCCCACGCCGCCCGTAGGCGATGTGCTGAGCGCGCTCTCAGGAGCCGACCTATCGCTGGGCTGGGGCTCCCTTATGCTGGAGGACGGCGGATGGGGCGACGTAGATCTCTGCGACTTCTTGACAAAATACGGACTATGTTGA